CGGAGGCAAGAGCAGATCTTTCCTCGGGGGACTATTTGTTCGGACGGGGGAGCGCAGACATGAAAGCCGGAGGTGCAATACAGCTTGCTCTGCTGAAACGATACTCAGAAATCAAGGAGCTTGAGGGGAATATCCTGCTGCTGTCCCTGCCGGATGAAGAGAAACTGTCTGCCGGCATGCGAGCAGCGGTGGATCTGCTGGATGAACTCAAGGAAAAACACGGACTACATTATGTATATGGTTTTAATTCGGAGCCTCATCAGAGAAGAATAGATGGGCGGGGTCTGATTTCGGAAGGTTCTGTGGGGAAAATTCTTTCTTTTGTTTCGGTACGAGGATTTTTATCTCATGTTGGGAAGGTTTTTGAGGGATTCAACCCAGTACATTTGCTCTCTGAAATTGTAGCAGAAACAGAACTGTCACCTTTGTTTTCTGATTGGATCAACGGGGAAGCAGCCCCGCCGCCCACCTGGCTGAACCTGCGAGACAGAAAGGAAAACTACGATGTATCCATGCCTCTCAGCGCGGGAGGCTGCATCAGTATTCTAACACTGGATTCAGACCCGAGGAATGTCCTGAAATTACTACGCTCGTCTGCTGAAAAGTCCTTTGAGACGGTGATCGATCGGATGAACAGCAGTTATACAGAATTCTGCAGACGGACGGGACGAACAACAGAAAAACTTCCATGGAAATCGTTGGTGATGACCTATGCAGAGCTTTTGGATGAAGCAGAAGAACATGGGGGGGAGAACTTTCGCAAGGCATATACTGACGAACGGAAATCCATTGAGAAACGGATCAAGGAAGGGGAACTGGATTTCATAGAAGGAACCTTTCTCCTGACAGAATTCGTATTTCATTTTATCAGTGATCTCTCTCCGAGAGTTGTATTAGGTTTTGTGCCGCCTTACTATCCCAATGTATCAAACTTTTTACTGAAGGATCTGACTCAGAGCCAGGTCATGGTGGCTGACCGGATTCGTGAATTCAGCTTGGAGAACTTTTCGGTGGAATACGAGAAGGAATCTTATTATACGGGGATCTCAGACCTAAGCTATCTATCTCTGAAGGACAGCAGAGGAGTTCAATCGGAGCTTAAGAGGGATATGCCCCTTTATGGCGACGCCTACTCCATACCGCTAGAAAAGATAGAAGCGCTTTCTATGCCCTGTGTCAATATAGGACCGTGGGGAAAGGATTTTCACAAGCTTACGGAACGAGTTTACAAACCCGATCTATATATTCAAACGCCTGCGCTGCTCGACCATGCGATCCGGTTTATTTTGGAACAAGAGAAATAATTAAAAAGCTCAGTGGCTTGTTTGCGGCAAGCACTGAGCTTTTGTATTGTTCGTCTTTATTTCATGCTGACGACGGTTCTCTTGTCTACTGCTTCTTTTGCAGCGAATGCCCACTGAACAGCTTTGTAAGCATCTTCAAGGCCAGCTTTTGGCTGTTTGCCGTTTTGGATGCAGTCTACGAAGTCCTGAAGCTCTGCTTCAAAGGTTGGAAGCCAGAATTCAAAGAAGGATTTTACGCATTCTGTGGTAACACCATTGCGGTTCATGGATACGACTCTGTCTTTATTCGGTGTCGTTCCCAGTCTCAGGGAGCCTTCTGTACCGAATACTTCGTATTCTACATGATATCCGTAAGTGGCATTTCTGGAAGTTTCCATATAACCCATGACGCCGTTTTCAAATCCGATGGAGATGATGCAGTTGTCAATATCGTTGAGTTCAGCAAGTCCTTCATATCCATAAGCACCACCAATTCCGTAGAGCGTTTCGGCATCGGAACCGATAAGCCATCTTGCTACGTCATAATCATGGGTCAGCATGTCAAATACCAGTCCGCCGCTTGTAGGGCTGAATTTCAGCAGCGCTTCTCTGTTCCACTCAGGATCTCTGTTTACCAGTTTAATCAGGATTGGTTTGCCGATGAAACCAGCATCGATCTTTTCCTTCATAGACATCAAAGCCTGGTCAAATCTTCTGTTGTAACCGATCTGGAAAATGTTCATGTTATTCTTTTCGACAGTTTCCTTAATCAGATCAATTTCCTCCAATGTCATGCCCAAAGGCTTTTCACAATAGATGTTCTTGACACCTGCGTTTGCTGCATCACAGATCATCTTGCAGTGGAAGG
This genomic window from Clostridiales bacterium contains:
- a CDS encoding M20/M25/M40 family metallo-hydrolase, which translates into the protein MMIGTTDLTGIDTEIDLVLRRLIAVNSETDTAGEKDCEAFLTSYLSDIPYFQENRELFGSYAVEEDPLHRAVCWALIKGRGASTVVLIHHYDVVGIEDFKNLREFAFQPDALAEALESIKEELNPEARADLSSGDYLFGRGSADMKAGGAIQLALLKRYSEIKELEGNILLLSLPDEEKLSAGMRAAVDLLDELKEKHGLHYVYGFNSEPHQRRIDGRGLISEGSVGKILSFVSVRGFLSHVGKVFEGFNPVHLLSEIVAETELSPLFSDWINGEAAPPPTWLNLRDRKENYDVSMPLSAGGCISILTLDSDPRNVLKLLRSSAEKSFETVIDRMNSSYTEFCRRTGRTTEKLPWKSLVMTYAELLDEAEEHGGENFRKAYTDERKSIEKRIKEGELDFIEGTFLLTEFVFHFISDLSPRVVLGFVPPYYPNVSNFLLKDLTQSQVMVADRIREFSLENFSVEYEKESYYTGISDLSYLSLKDSRGVQSELKRDMPLYGDAYSIPLEKIEALSMPCVNIGPWGKDFHKLTERVYKPDLYIQTPALLDHAIRFILEQEK
- a CDS encoding inositol 2-dehydrogenase, yielding MEKVKLGIVGLGRLGREHAANINYNIINAELAAVCSAVPEEVESVMKEMNPGYGTTDYMEMFNDKNLDGIVIASNSAFHCKMICDAANAGVKNIYCEKPLGMTLEEIDLIKETVEKNNMNIFQIGYNRRFDQALMSMKEKIDAGFIGKPILIKLVNRDPEWNREALLKFSPTSGGLVFDMLTHDYDVARWLIGSDAETLYGIGGAYGYEGLAELNDIDNCIISIGFENGVMGYMETSRNATYGYHVEYEVFGTEGSLRLGTTPNKDRVVSMNRNGVTTECVKSFFEFWLPTFEAELQDFVDCIQNGKQPKAGLEDAYKAVQWAFAAKEAVDKRTVVSMK